The following are encoded together in the Glycine max cultivar Williams 82 chromosome 8, Glycine_max_v4.0, whole genome shotgun sequence genome:
- the LOC100527179 gene encoding uncharacterized protein isoform X1: MLPQRMKKAITDNPKKLANLIDLVNLPSTLREFVGQSQISRLGCFKCIWSYIKTNNLQDQNNKNVVNCDEKLKSILLGKPQVELAELPALIKMHFPKEPK; encoded by the exons ATGCTTCCTCAGCGCATGAAGAAGGCCATCACTGATAACCCTAAGAAGCTTGCCAACTTGATTGACCTCGTCAACCTTCCATCCACGCTCAGAGAATTCGTGGGTCAGTCTCAGATTTCCCGCTTGGGCTGTTTCAAGTGCATTTGGTCCTACATCAAAACAAATAATCTTCAG GATCAGAATAACAAGAATGTGGTAAACTGTGATGAAAAGTTAAAAAGTATTTTGTTGGGGAAACCTCAGGTTGAGTTAGCAGAACTTCCTGCACTTATCAAGATGCATTTTCCAAAAGAGCCCAAATGA
- the LOC102665323 gene encoding non-specific lipid-transfer protein 1 has product MQEKKVTIALLMLVLVAGMGVTTTLSENQACASGDAQVLLERCFAYLLGEVPDGPLPWCCEGVSAVFQLSKTPQRRRDVCHCLKRDTAVFHFDPEKLKMLPQDCKITSRFSLDPRQNCNSIP; this is encoded by the exons atgcaagagaagaaaGTTACTATTGCTCTTCTCATGCTTGTTCTAGTTGCTGGCATGGGGGTAACAACAACACTCAGTGAAAATCAAGCATGTGCCAGTGGGGATGCTCAAGTGTTACTTGAACGTTGTTTTGCTTATTTGCTAGGTGAAGTTCCAGATGGACCACTTCCTTGGTGCTGTGAAGGAGTGTCAGCAGTGTTTCAACTCTCCAAAACCCCTCAACGCAGAAGAGATGTTTGTCACTGTCTGAAACGGGACACAGCCGTTTTCCATTTTGATcctgaaaaattgaaaatgcttCCTCAAGACTGCAAAATTACCTCTCGATTTTCTCTTGACCCAAGACAGAATTGTAACTC GATTCCATGA
- the LOC100806904 gene encoding uncharacterized protein encodes MNDATAATPATALLDRRGKYNRSVSHVNDEFHTFRSYLRWMCVDQSNNFTAALSWSLFLLLALAVPAASHFLLACPDCDARHSRPYDAVVQLSLTSVSALSFLCLAGFVRKYGLRRFLFFDKLCDESETVRTNYMAQLNRSVKILSVFVGPCFVAECAYKIWWYASGASQIPFLGNVYVSDAVACILELWSWLYRTTVIFLVCVLFRLICHLQILRLRDFARFFHVDSDVASVMTEHLRIRRHLRIISHRFRAFILLALLLVTGSQLACLLVTTKHTQDMNIYKTGELALCSVTLLSALCILLRSATKITHKAQAITGLAAKWHVCATLDSFDGVVTEGETPMAPQSSHETVFPNVGTDGESETDEAGDEEDEIDTTKLIPSYAYSTISYQKRQALVNYFENNRAGITVYGFMLDRSTLHTIFGIEMSLVLWLLGKTIGFS; translated from the exons ATGAACGACGCTACCGCCGCCACCCCCGCCACGGCGCTGTTAGATCGCCGTGGCAAGTACAACCGCAGCGTCTCCCACGTGAACGACGAGTTCCACACGTTCCGCTCGTACCTCCGGTGGATGTGCGTGGACCAGTCCAACAACTTCACCGCCGCACTCTCCTGGTCCCTGTTCCTCCTCCTAGCCCTCGCCGTCCCCGCCGCGTCGCACTTCCTCCTCGCCTGCCCCGACTGCGACGCCCGCCACTCCCGCCCCTACGACGCCGTGGTGCAGCTCTCCCTCACCTCCGTCTCCGCCCTCTCCTTCCTCTGCCTCGCCGGCTTCGTCCGCAAGTACGGACTCCGAAGGTTCCTCTTCTTCGATAAGCTCTGCGATGAGAGCGAGACCGTTAGAACCAACTACATGGCGCAGCTCAAT AGGTCAGTGAAGATCCTTTCGGTGTTTGTGGGGCCATGTTTTGTGGCCGAGTGTGCATACAAGATATGGTGGTACGCATCCGGAGCCTCACAGATCCCCTTCTTAGGAAACGTGTACGTGAGCGATGCGGTGGCGTGCATACTGGAACTGTGGTCCTGGCTGTACCGAACCACGGTGATCTTCCTAGTGTGCGTTCTGTTCCGTTTGATCTGCCACCTCCAGATCCTGCGGCTGCGCGACTTCGCGAGATTCTTCCACGTGGACTCCGATGTGGCGTCGGTGATGACGGAGCACCTTAGGATTAGGAGGCACCTGCGAATCATAAGCCACAGGTTCCGCGCGTTCATCCTACTCGCGCTTTTATTGGTCACCGGAAGCCAGCTGGCGTGCTTGCTTGTTACAACTAAACATACGCAAGATATGAATATTTACAAAACCGGTGAACTTGCG CTGTGCTCAGTTACACTCCTTTCTGCGTTGTGCATCTTGTTGCGTAGTGCGACGAAGATAACACACAAAGCACAAGCGATCACGGGGCTTGCTGCCAAGTGGCACGTTTGCGCGACGTTGGATTCTTTTGATGGAGTTGTAACGGAAGGTGAGACACCAATGGCTCCTCAAAGTTCCCATGAAACAGTGTTTCCTAATGTGGGAACGGATGGGGAATCAGAGACTGATGAAGCTggtgatgaagaagatgaaattGACACTACCAAGTTAATCCCATCCTATGCTTATAGCACCATCTCATATCAAAAGCGACAAGCTCTTG TAAATTACTTTGAGAATAACAGGGCAGGGATTACAGTATATGGATTCATGTTGGATAGGAGCACACTCCACACAATATTTGGCATTGAAATGTCGCTTGTTCTTTGGCTGCTTGGGAAAACCATAGGCTTCTCTTGA
- the LOC100798944 gene encoding grpE protein homolog 2, mitochondrial, whose product MFAYRVLSRSSATLSRSFTLFSVSRNSQPFSTNLSNNFNSLLHPSPNKLIPVQTNFLNSMNPSLTSRFGFSSTASHEHASEGAKVSDQSEQAEAADQTKESDVEIECDLSRDDLIKLVAEKEQLLKLKHKEIEKMQDKVLRTYAEMENVMDRTRREAENSKKFAIQNFAKSLLDVADNLGRASSVVKESFSKIESPEESSEAAELLKTLLKGVEMTEKQLAEVLKKFGVKKFDPTNEPFDPHMHNAIFQIPDASKAPGTVGVVLKAGYMLYDRVLRPAEVGVTQEVEDN is encoded by the exons ATGTTTGCTTACAGGGTTTTGTCCCGTTCCTCTGCCACCCTTTCTCGAAGCTTCACCCTTTTCTCTGTTTCACGAAATTCCCAACCTTTCTCCACCAACCTCTCCAATAACTTCAATTCCCTCCTTCACCCATCTCCCAACAAG CTGATTCCAGTTCAAACCAATTTTCTGAATTCAATGAATCCATCATTGACTTCGAGATTTGGATTTTCTTCAACGGCCTCACATGAACATGCAAGTGAAGGAGCAAAGGTATCTGATCAGTCTGAACAAGCCGAAGCTGCGGATCAAACCAAAGAATCAG ATGTAGAGATTGAATGTGATCTGTCCAGGGATGATTTGATAAAGCTTGTTGCTGAGAAGGAACAACTTTTGAAGTTGAAGCACAAGGAGATTGAGAAAATGCAGGATAAAGTTCTGCGAACTTATGCAGAGATGGAGAATGTCATGGATAGGACACGACGCGAAGCGGAGAATTCGAAAAAATTTGCTATACAG AATTTTGCAAAGAGTTTACTAGACGTCGCTGATAATTTGGGAAGAGCTTCCTCAGTTGTAAAGGAAAGCTTTTCGAAAATTGAATCTCCTGAGGAGTCTTCTGAAGCAGCAGAACTCCTGAAAACACTTCTAAAAGGTGTTGAAATGACAGAGAAACAACTTGCAGAG GTACTCAAAAAGTTTGGTGTGAAAAAATTTGATCCTACAAATGAGCCTTTTGATCCACACATGCACAATGCCATCTTCCAAATCCCTGATGCTTCCAAGGCTCCTGGCACTGTTGGAGTTGTTCTGAAG GCAGGATATATGCTCTATGATCGTGTTCTTCGTCCGGCAGAAGTTGGTGTAACTCAAGAAGTGGAGGATAACTAA
- the LOC100797345 gene encoding aspartyl protease family protein At5g10770: MHIQMSSFLLASLALLFCISSLEKSFAFQATKESNNLRQYHFVHLNSLFPSSSCSSSAKGPKRKASLEVVHKHGPCSQLNHSGKAEATISHNDIMNLDNERVKYIQSRLSKNLGGENRVKELDSTTLPAKSGRLIGSADYYVVVGLGTPKRDLSLIFDTGSYLTWTQCEPCAGSCYKQQDPIFDPSKSSSYTNIKCTSSLCTQFRSAGCSSSTDASCIYDVKYGDNSISRGFLSQERLTITATDIVHDFLFGCGQDNEGLFRGTAGLMGLSRHPISFVQQTSSIYNKIFSYCLPSTPSSLGHLTFGASAATNANLKYTPFSTISGENSFYGLDIVGISVGGTKLPAVSSSTFSAGGSIIDSGTVITRLPPTAYAALRSAFRQFMMKYPVAYGTRLLDTCYDFSGYKEISVPRIDFEFAGGVKVELPLVGILYGESAQQLCLAFAANGNGNDITIFGNVQQKTLEVVYDVEGGRIGFGAAGCN; encoded by the exons ATGCACATCCAAATGTCTTCTTTCCTCTTAGCTTCGCTTGCACTTTTGTTTTGCATCTCCTCCTTGGAGAAGAGCTTTGCCTTTCAAGCAACAAAGGAAAGCAACAATCTTCGTCAATATCATTTTGTTCACCTCAACTCTCTATTTCCATCATCTTCTTGCAGCTCTTCTGCCAAAG GTCCTAAAAGGAAAGCATCATTAGAAGTGGTGCACAAACATGGCCCATGCTCCCAACTAAATCATAGTGGCAAAGCAGAGGCTACAATATCACACAATGATATTATGAACCTAGACAATGAAAGGGTAAAGTATATTCAGTCCAGGCTCTCTAAGAATTTGGGTGGAGAAAATAGAGTGAAGGAATTGGATTCAACTACCCTACCCGCCAAGTCTGGTAGACTTATTGGGTCTGCAGACTATTATGTTGTTGTTGGTCTTGGTACACCCAAGAGGGACTTGTCACTCATTTTTGACACAGGTAGTTATCTTACATGGACTCAGTGTGAACCCTGTGCTGGTTCTTGCTACAAGCAGCAAGATCCAATCTTTGATCCATCAAAGTCTTCATCGTATACCAATATCAAATGCACATCTTCGCTCTGCACTCAATTCCGTTCTGCGG GATGCTCCTCATCCACAGATGCATCATGCATATATGACGTCAAATACGGTGACAATTCCATCTCCCGCGGCTTCTTGAGTCAGGAGCGCCTTACCATCACCGCCACCGACATCGTCCACGACTTCCTCTTTGGCTGTGGCCAAGACAACGAGGGCCTCTTCAGGGGCACCGCCGGCCTCATGGGCCTCAGCCGCCACCCCATTTCCTTTGTCCAACAAACCTCCTCAATTTACAACAAAATTTTCTCCTACTGTCTCCCCTCCACCCCCAGCTCCCTTGGCCACCTCACCTTCGGCGCTTCCGCCGCCACCAATGCTAACCTCAAATACACTCCCTTTTCCACAATCTCCGGCGAAAACTCCTTCTACGGTCTCGACATCGTCGGCATCTCCGTTGGCGGCACCAAACTCCCTGCTGTCTCCTCCTCCACCTTCTCCGCCGGTGGCTCCATCATCGACTCCGGCACCGTGATCACGCGGTTGCCTCCGACCGCGTACGCCGCGCTCCGGTCGGCATTTCGGCAGTTTATGATGAAGTACCCCGTTGCCTATGGGACCCGCCTACTTGACACGTGTTATGATTTCAGTGGGTATAAGGAGATTTCAGTTCCGAGGATAGATTTTGAATTTGCCGGTGGCGTCAAGGTGGAGTTGCCATTGGTGGGGATACTCTATGGGGAAAGTGCGCAACAACTGTGTTTGGCTTTTGCTGCAAATGGGAATGGCAATGATATTACGATATTTGGGAATGTGCAACAAAAGACACTAGAGGTCGTGTATGATGTTGAGGGTGGGAGGATAGGGTTTGGTGCTGCTGGGTGCAACTGA
- the LOC100798414 gene encoding protein transport protein SEC13 homolog B-like isoform X1 — protein MPSQKVETGHQDTVHDVAMDYYGKRLATASSDHTIKIIGVSNTASQHLATLTGHQGPVWQVAWAHPKFGSLLASCSYDGRVIVWKEGNQNEWTQAHVFDDHKSSVNSVAWAPHELGLCLACGSSDGNISVLTARADGGWDTVRIDQAHPVGVTSVSWAPSMAPGALVGAGLLDPVQKLCSGGCDNTVKVWKLNNGLWKMDCFPALQMHTDWVRDVAWAPNLGLPKSTIASASQDGKVIIWTVAKEGDQWEGKVLNDFNTPVWRVSWSLTGNILAVADGNNNVTLWKEAVDGEWQQVTTVEP, from the coding sequence ATGCCTTCTCAGAAAGTTGAAACGGGTCATCAAGACACGGTCCATGATGTTGCAATGGATTACTATGGTAAGAGGCTGGCCACGGCTTCATCAGATCACACAATTAAGATAATTGGGGTGAGTAATACGGCCTCTCAGCATCTCGCAACATTGACTGGTCACCAAGGACCTGTTTGGCAAGTGGCGTGGGCTCACCCTAAGTTTGGTTCTCTACTTGCATCGTGTTCCTATGATGGTCGTGTCATTGTTTGGAAGGAGGGCAACCAAAATGAATGGACTCAAGCTCATGTGTTTGATGACCACAAGTCATCTGTGAATTCGGTTGCTTGGGCGCCTCACGAGTTGGGTCTTTGCTTGGCTTGTGGCTCGTCTGATGGGAATATATCTGTTCTGACTGCAAGAGCAGACGGTGGCTGGGACACTGTGAGAATTGATCAGGCTCATCCAGTTGGTGTCACTTCGGTGTCATGGGCGCCATCGATGGCACCCGGAGCCCTTGTCGGTGCAGGGTTGCTTGATCCAGTACAGAAGCTGTGCTCTGGTGGTTGTGATAATACTGTGAAGGTATGGAAGCTAAACAATGGACTCTGGAAGATGGACTGCTTCCCTGCTCTTCAGATGCACACGGATTGGGTTCGAGATGTTGCTTGGGCACCCAATTTAGGGCTCCCTAAATCTACCATTGCTAGCGCATCACAGGACGGTAAAGTGATTATATGGACCGTGGCGAAAGAGGGGGATCAGTGGGAAGGCAAGGTTTTGAATGATTTCAACACCCCTGTTTGGAGGGTCTCATGGTCATTGACAGGAAACATATTGGCTGTGGCTGATGGGAACAACAATGTGACATTGTGGAAGGAAGCAGTTGATGGGGAATGGCAACAGGTGACAACAGTGGAGCCttag